The Mesorhizobium koreense genome includes a window with the following:
- a CDS encoding MmgE/PrpD family protein translates to MTMKPAGQILGNYIASFATIRLDPDIREKALICLLDTLGLSLLAAIEPTTQAALALSHPLKSGGATAWASGARLAASEAAFANGVAAHAHFQDDTDHDSWTHPGSLVPPAVVALGEQQGASLNAVLSAIVAGYSVINWLGRGEVVARELIGRGFRTSPTLGTIGAAAGSAALLGLDAGQAGSAVSIAASTTGGTLEPVRSGSDEWRVQNGRAAQGGLVAACLAGSGVTGAPQALDGPKGFLATLAGLDVTPDVWATPPDPAIMRTIMAKPYATLGDNMPAAMAAQKLHKEGVDPAAVEAIEVTLWKPYTDYPGTNYKGPYERLVQTQASTAFAVGTMLARGDITYEMGNSLRKDPVILGLVAKTTVVPDAVGGALDSRVTLTMKDGSRREAHSSEMPRELIFQTRARSLDVFEARLSWLGATAGTVRELGERLFAGLEGAESPAIGKVVSEVIELTR, encoded by the coding sequence ATGACGATGAAACCCGCCGGCCAGATCCTTGGCAACTATATCGCGAGCTTCGCGACCATCCGGCTCGATCCCGATATCCGCGAGAAGGCGCTGATCTGCCTGCTCGATACGCTCGGCCTCTCGCTTTTGGCGGCGATCGAGCCGACAACGCAGGCGGCGCTCGCCTTGTCGCATCCGCTCAAGTCGGGCGGCGCGACGGCGTGGGCGTCTGGAGCGCGGCTTGCGGCGAGCGAGGCCGCCTTTGCGAACGGCGTTGCCGCGCATGCGCATTTCCAGGACGATACCGACCACGATTCATGGACCCATCCCGGCTCCCTGGTCCCGCCCGCCGTCGTTGCGTTGGGCGAGCAGCAGGGCGCCAGCCTGAACGCGGTCCTTTCCGCGATAGTCGCCGGCTACAGCGTGATCAACTGGCTTGGCCGCGGAGAGGTCGTGGCACGCGAGCTGATTGGACGCGGTTTTCGTACGAGCCCGACATTGGGCACGATCGGGGCCGCCGCAGGCAGTGCAGCCCTGCTCGGTCTTGATGCCGGTCAGGCCGGCTCGGCGGTGTCGATCGCGGCCAGCACGACCGGCGGAACGCTGGAACCGGTGCGCTCCGGAAGTGACGAATGGCGGGTGCAGAACGGCCGTGCCGCGCAGGGCGGCCTTGTCGCCGCGTGTCTTGCCGGTAGTGGTGTGACGGGCGCGCCGCAGGCGCTTGACGGGCCCAAGGGCTTCCTCGCCACCCTTGCCGGGCTCGATGTGACGCCGGACGTATGGGCGACCCCGCCCGATCCAGCCATCATGCGCACCATCATGGCCAAGCCCTATGCGACGCTCGGCGACAACATGCCCGCAGCCATGGCCGCGCAAAAGCTTCACAAGGAAGGCGTCGATCCTGCCGCGGTGGAGGCGATCGAGGTCACACTATGGAAGCCTTACACCGACTATCCGGGCACCAACTACAAGGGGCCCTATGAGCGGCTGGTGCAGACCCAGGCCAGTACCGCCTTTGCCGTGGGCACGATGCTCGCGCGCGGCGACATCACCTACGAGATGGGCAATTCGCTGCGCAAGGATCCGGTGATCCTCGGCCTTGTAGCGAAGACGACAGTTGTGCCGGACGCGGTCGGCGGGGCGCTGGATTCGCGCGTGACGCTGACGATGAAGGATGGCAGCCGTCGCGAGGCCCATTCGTCCGAGATGCCGCGCGAACTCATCTTCCAGACCCGCGCACGCTCCCTCGATGTTTTCGAGGCCCGGCTGTCGTGGCTGGGTGCCACTGCCGGCACGGTGCGTGAACTCGGAGAGCGCCTCTTTGCCGGCCTGGAGGGTGCCGAAAGCCCCGCCATCGGCAAGGTTGTGAGCGAGGTCATCGAACTGACGCGATGA